One region of Catenuloplanes indicus genomic DNA includes:
- a CDS encoding cytochrome P450 family protein: MLVVTPEFKADSPHRYAQLREHGPVHRARLTSGVEAWIVVGYDAARTALTHPDLLKDPAPAEDALARIGFTAHRAGVGLGGNMLESDPPTHTRLRRLVAGAFSPRRTQDLAPRVRQIADELLDAMREHDEVDLVAAYTEPLPITVICELLGVPEGAERGQFRGWSSLALSPPSEQQRAATASLIGYLAELVARKRARPGDDLLSALAQEENAEDGRLTREELIGTAALLVIAGHDTTVNLIGNAVVALLRQPGQAELLRARPELIQNAVEEFLRYDPSVEQSSFRYAHADLDLDGVRITKGDVVVVALGSASRDAPQQQGGAPADRLDVARAVPRHLAFGHGIHHCLGAPLARLEAATAIGKLLRRFPHLRATGPVAEIPWIPGGMMRGPRSLPVRLTAG, translated from the coding sequence ATGCTCGTCGTCACGCCGGAGTTCAAGGCGGACTCCCCCCACCGATATGCGCAACTTCGCGAGCACGGCCCGGTGCACCGGGCGCGGCTGACCAGCGGGGTGGAGGCCTGGATCGTCGTCGGCTACGACGCGGCGCGGACCGCATTGACGCACCCGGACCTGCTGAAGGACCCGGCGCCGGCGGAGGACGCGCTCGCCCGCATCGGCTTCACGGCGCACCGGGCCGGCGTCGGGCTGGGCGGCAACATGCTGGAGTCGGACCCGCCCACGCACACCCGCCTGCGCCGCCTGGTCGCCGGCGCGTTCAGCCCGCGCCGTACCCAGGACCTGGCGCCCCGGGTCCGGCAGATCGCGGACGAGCTGCTGGACGCGATGCGGGAGCACGACGAGGTGGACCTGGTCGCGGCGTACACCGAGCCACTGCCGATCACGGTGATCTGCGAGCTGCTCGGCGTGCCCGAGGGGGCCGAACGCGGCCAGTTCCGGGGCTGGTCCAGCCTGGCGCTGAGCCCGCCGTCGGAGCAGCAGCGCGCGGCCACGGCGAGCCTGATCGGGTACCTCGCCGAGCTGGTCGCCCGCAAACGGGCCCGGCCCGGCGACGACCTGCTCTCCGCGCTGGCGCAGGAGGAGAACGCGGAGGACGGCCGGCTGACCCGCGAGGAGCTCATCGGCACGGCCGCGCTGCTGGTGATCGCCGGTCACGACACCACGGTCAACCTGATCGGCAACGCGGTGGTGGCGCTGCTGCGCCAGCCGGGGCAGGCCGAGCTGCTGCGGGCCCGGCCGGAGCTGATCCAGAACGCGGTGGAGGAGTTCCTCCGGTACGACCCCTCGGTCGAACAGTCGTCGTTCCGCTACGCCCACGCGGACCTGGACCTGGACGGTGTACGGATCACCAAGGGCGACGTGGTGGTGGTCGCGCTCGGCTCGGCGAGCCGGGACGCGCCGCAGCAGCAGGGCGGCGCACCCGCGGACCGGCTCGACGTGGCCCGGGCCGTGCCCCGGCATCTCGCGTTCGGCCACGGCATCCACCACTGCCTCGGCGCGCCGCTGGCCCGGCTGGAGGCCGCCACCGCGATCGGCAAGCTGCTGCGCCGTTTCCCGCACCTGCGGGCGACCGGCCCGGTCGCGGAGATCCCATGGATCCCGGGCGGCATGATGCGCGGCCCCCGCAGTCTGCCGGTGCGCCTCACGGCCGGGTGA
- a CDS encoding GOLPH3/VPS74 family protein — MLIVEDLLLLLLDDETGTPAKAGTLPYTLGGAVLVELAMLGRIDVEGAGSVLTGPKVVAVGDGPLPDPLLQAAYDEIARKPRTVQTLLLAIGGDLWTTVTGRLVERGELRRESKRVLGLFRTTRLPSVDTGHEAQLRAAIRAVLVDGAEPDARTAAITALLSGSGALPELRPRLAWSGDVHRRAKELEKGHWGASAVGTAVARTTAAVAAASAAATAAVITTVTT, encoded by the coding sequence ATGCTGATCGTCGAGGACCTGCTGCTGCTCCTGCTGGACGACGAGACCGGCACGCCGGCCAAGGCCGGGACGCTGCCGTACACGCTCGGCGGCGCCGTCCTGGTCGAACTCGCGATGCTCGGCCGGATCGACGTCGAGGGAGCCGGCTCGGTACTGACCGGCCCGAAGGTCGTCGCCGTCGGCGACGGCCCGCTGCCGGACCCGCTGCTGCAGGCGGCCTACGACGAGATCGCCCGCAAGCCGCGGACCGTGCAGACGCTGCTGCTCGCGATCGGCGGCGACCTGTGGACGACCGTGACCGGCCGGCTCGTCGAGCGCGGCGAGCTGCGCCGGGAGAGCAAGCGCGTACTCGGCCTGTTCCGGACCACGCGGTTGCCGTCCGTGGACACCGGCCACGAGGCGCAACTCCGCGCCGCGATCCGCGCCGTGCTGGTCGACGGCGCGGAGCCGGACGCGCGTACCGCCGCGATCACCGCGCTGCTGTCCGGCAGTGGCGCGCTGCCGGAGCTGCGCCCACGGCTCGCCTGGTCCGGCGACGTCCACCGGCGCGCGAAGGAACTGGAGAAGGGCCACTGGGGCGCGTCCGCGGTCGGCACCGCGGTGGCCCGCACCACCGCGGCCGTCGCGGCCGCCAGTGCCGCGGCCACCGCGGCCGTCATCACCACGGTCACGACCTGA
- a CDS encoding SDR family oxidoreductase: MKVCVVTGGTRGIGAAIARAQAGVPGRALVLGYRGDHARARAIVAELDRPDSPVRAVACDVAVPEQVGRLFAAADELGELTGLVNSAAVLERQCGFDEISADRWARILGVNVIGLATCCTHALDRMRRGGVIVNLSSRAAVLGAPGEYVDYAASKAAVDTITRGLGLEAAARGIRVVGIRPGVIDTEIHASGGDPDRAKRVGPTLPLGRAGTPEDIARAVTWLLSPAADYITATTIDVSGGR; this comes from the coding sequence ATGAAGGTCTGTGTGGTCACCGGCGGGACGCGAGGGATCGGCGCGGCGATCGCGCGGGCGCAGGCGGGCGTGCCGGGGCGGGCGCTGGTGCTGGGCTATCGCGGCGACCATGCGCGGGCGCGGGCGATCGTGGCGGAGCTGGACCGGCCGGACAGTCCGGTGCGGGCGGTGGCCTGTGACGTGGCCGTGCCGGAGCAGGTGGGCCGGCTGTTCGCGGCGGCGGACGAACTCGGCGAGCTGACCGGCCTGGTGAACAGCGCGGCCGTGCTGGAACGGCAGTGCGGGTTCGACGAGATCAGCGCGGACCGCTGGGCACGCATCCTCGGCGTGAACGTGATCGGCCTGGCCACCTGCTGCACCCACGCGCTGGACCGGATGCGCCGCGGCGGCGTGATCGTCAACCTGTCGTCGCGGGCCGCGGTACTCGGGGCGCCGGGCGAGTACGTGGACTACGCGGCCAGCAAGGCCGCGGTCGACACGATCACCCGCGGCCTGGGGCTGGAGGCGGCGGCGCGCGGCATCCGCGTGGTGGGCATTCGGCCGGGCGTCATCGATACCGAGATCCACGCATCCGGCGGCGACCCGGATCGCGCGAAACGTGTCGGCCCGACGCTGCCGCTGGGCCGCGCGGGTACGCCGGAGGACATCGCGCGCGCCGTCACCTGGCTGCTCTCCCCGGCCGCGGACTACATCACCGCGACTACGATCGACGTCTCAGGCGGCCGCTGA
- a CDS encoding SRPBCC family protein codes for MSSYDVQAVSAAPPAAVFALVADLTTWPSWQAITSIRPDGDQWILGGGPRTVIRVTEVVPDRSLRYVETSETLWRDYRATIEVTPAPDGGSRIRWHATFRSRPSLLDPFWARVNGRVIQHHAGALARLAAERR; via the coding sequence ATGTCGTCCTACGACGTCCAGGCCGTCTCCGCCGCGCCGCCCGCCGCCGTCTTCGCCCTCGTCGCCGACCTGACCACCTGGCCGTCCTGGCAGGCGATCACGAGCATCCGGCCGGACGGCGACCAGTGGATCCTCGGCGGCGGCCCCCGGACCGTCATCCGGGTCACCGAGGTCGTGCCGGACCGCTCGCTGCGCTACGTCGAGACCTCGGAGACGCTGTGGCGCGACTACCGCGCCACGATCGAGGTCACACCGGCCCCGGACGGCGGCTCCCGCATCCGCTGGCACGCCACGTTCCGCAGCCGCCCCAGCCTGCTCGACCCGTTCTGGGCCCGGGTCAACGGCCGCGTCATCCAGCACCACGCCGGCGCACTCGCCCGCCTCGCAGCCGAGCGCCGCTAG
- a CDS encoding asparaginase → MSDGYRGGAVLAEVVRSGFAESVHRGSVVVLDAGGAPVAVRGDGRGPVFPRSSNKPLQSVGMLRAGLRLDDDADLALTCASHWGEDVHVTRVERLLERHGFAGADLHCPPDLPAGPAVRDEALRAGQAPTRTRMNCSGKHTGMLLTCRAAGWPTDGYWEPAHPLQRTLRATAEELTGEPVAAVGVDGCGAPVFAFSLTGMAQAFLRLVHAAPGSFERQVADAMRAHPRLIAGTGALDTVIMTDVPGLLAKGGAEGFAAVAVPGAGAVAMKIDDGNMRAIPVVLRAALGALGVAWTPPPSPVLGGGHIVGELSSTW, encoded by the coding sequence ATGAGTGACGGGTATCGGGGCGGGGCCGTGCTGGCCGAGGTGGTGCGGTCCGGGTTCGCGGAGAGTGTGCACCGTGGGTCGGTCGTGGTGCTCGACGCCGGTGGGGCGCCGGTCGCGGTGCGCGGCGACGGGCGCGGCCCGGTCTTCCCGCGGTCGTCGAACAAGCCGCTGCAGAGCGTCGGCATGCTGCGCGCCGGGCTGCGGCTGGACGACGACGCCGATCTCGCGCTCACCTGCGCCAGCCACTGGGGCGAGGACGTGCACGTGACCCGGGTGGAGCGGCTGCTGGAGCGGCACGGGTTCGCCGGTGCGGACCTGCACTGCCCGCCGGACCTGCCGGCCGGCCCGGCCGTGCGGGACGAGGCGCTGCGGGCCGGGCAGGCGCCGACGCGTACCCGGATGAACTGCTCCGGCAAGCACACCGGCATGCTGCTCACCTGCCGGGCGGCGGGCTGGCCGACGGACGGCTACTGGGAGCCGGCGCACCCGTTGCAGCGCACGCTGCGGGCCACGGCGGAGGAGCTGACCGGCGAGCCGGTCGCGGCCGTCGGCGTGGACGGGTGCGGCGCGCCGGTGTTCGCGTTCTCGCTGACCGGGATGGCGCAGGCGTTCCTGCGGCTGGTGCACGCGGCGCCGGGATCGTTCGAGCGGCAGGTGGCGGACGCGATGCGCGCCCACCCGCGGCTGATCGCCGGGACCGGCGCGTTGGACACCGTGATCATGACGGACGTGCCGGGCCTGCTGGCCAAGGGCGGCGCGGAGGGCTTCGCGGCGGTGGCGGTGCCCGGCGCCGGCGCGGTCGCAATGAAGATCGACGACGGGAACATGCGCGCGATCCCGGTGGTGCTGCGGGCCGCGCTGGGCGCGCTCGGCGTCGCCTGGACCCCGCCGCCGTCGCCGGTACTGGGCGGCGGGCACATCGTCGGTGAACTCTCGTCGACGTGGTAG
- a CDS encoding formylglycine-generating enzyme family protein, protein MDNSERMIAVPACEGLESFRLAALPVTRGLYAEIIGRCPAGGGDDRLPVTDVTWWDTVLFCNALSARDRLTAVYRVEDGRVTWDRGADGYRLPSEAEWEHACRAGTSGPHYGPLDEVAWFRDNSGDRLRTAGDKVPNAWGFHDMLGNAWDWCWDVYDPRALGGYRVLRGGGWFDERWSCRASARRRSHPSLTLDDVGFRVARNA, encoded by the coding sequence ATGGACAACTCCGAGCGCATGATCGCGGTCCCGGCGTGCGAGGGCCTGGAGTCGTTCCGGCTCGCGGCGCTGCCGGTCACCCGCGGGCTGTACGCGGAGATCATCGGACGCTGCCCGGCCGGCGGTGGCGACGACCGGCTCCCGGTCACGGACGTGACCTGGTGGGACACGGTGCTGTTCTGCAACGCGCTGTCCGCACGTGACCGGCTGACCGCGGTCTACCGGGTCGAGGACGGCCGCGTCACCTGGGACCGGGGCGCGGACGGCTACCGGCTGCCGTCCGAGGCGGAGTGGGAGCACGCGTGCCGTGCCGGGACCAGCGGGCCGCACTACGGCCCGCTGGACGAGGTGGCCTGGTTCCGCGACAACTCCGGCGACCGGCTGCGCACGGCCGGTGACAAGGTCCCGAACGCGTGGGGCTTCCACGACATGCTCGGCAACGCGTGGGACTGGTGCTGGGACGTCTACGACCCGCGGGCGCTCGGCGGGTACCGGGTGCTGCGCGGCGGCGGCTGGTTCGACGAGCGCTGGAGCTGCCGCGCGTCGGCCCGCCGCCGCAGCCACCCGAGCCTGACGCTGGACGACGTCGGGTTCCGGGTGGCCCGCAACGCCTGA
- a CDS encoding CocE/NonD family hydrolase, with protein MVRTVIAASLVLVAVAAGSPAQAAGGHPTIVVRDGATQPVFDYATAINEDVWVESPTDNDRDGVRDRIHLNITRPGETATAGLRVASLIMPTPYGGVAPEVPYPSVDVDRLPQEGVHARSAAAVAANRALTSLNAAPAAVSTWEYYTTRGYAMIAMDSIGTATSTGCPDAGGPDEIASTRAVVDWLDGKGRAFDADGNVVSARWSARSVGMYGVSYNGTLPIMAAITGRSALRTIIPMSAVTSWYDYYRANGLVVAPGGWQGEDLDIMAKYVLSRANPEACAPNMAWLSENQDRVTGDYSRVWAARDYTAQADKIRASVFVVQGLQDWNVKPKQGVQLWDALRGDKKLWLYDRGHGSSCAPEFAPAMHRWVDHYLYRVDSGIEDEAPVTLEDDACTVTETATAWPVPGTRAMTYPLATGRPRTDTLVDDGRTQTAEQLLSQPEHALTYRLPVLTTDTRLSGTPWITADVSIDRTAANLTALLVSYAPDGTATILTRGWTDPQNRRSVWRSEPVTPGKTYRLRWDMQPVDRTIPAGHRLGVVVISTDYDYTLRPLPGTRVSVRPVSSTIQLPIR; from the coding sequence GTGGTACGTACCGTCATCGCCGCTTCTCTGGTCCTGGTGGCGGTCGCCGCCGGGTCACCCGCGCAGGCCGCCGGCGGCCACCCGACGATCGTGGTCCGGGACGGCGCCACGCAGCCGGTCTTCGACTACGCGACCGCGATCAACGAGGACGTCTGGGTCGAGTCGCCGACCGACAACGACCGCGACGGCGTCCGGGACCGGATCCACCTGAACATCACCCGGCCCGGCGAGACCGCGACGGCGGGCCTGCGCGTCGCCTCGCTGATCATGCCGACGCCGTACGGCGGGGTCGCGCCGGAGGTGCCCTACCCGAGCGTCGACGTGGACCGGCTGCCGCAGGAGGGCGTCCACGCCAGGTCCGCCGCCGCGGTCGCCGCGAACCGCGCGCTGACCAGCCTGAACGCGGCGCCGGCCGCGGTCAGCACGTGGGAGTACTACACCACCCGCGGGTACGCGATGATCGCGATGGACAGCATCGGCACCGCGACCTCCACCGGCTGCCCGGACGCGGGCGGGCCCGACGAGATCGCCTCCACCCGCGCGGTCGTCGACTGGCTGGACGGCAAGGGGCGCGCGTTCGACGCGGACGGCAACGTCGTCTCCGCACGCTGGTCCGCGCGCAGCGTCGGCATGTACGGCGTCTCCTACAACGGCACGCTGCCGATCATGGCGGCGATCACCGGCCGGTCCGCGCTCCGGACGATCATCCCGATGTCCGCGGTCACCAGCTGGTACGACTATTACCGGGCGAACGGCCTGGTGGTGGCGCCCGGCGGGTGGCAGGGCGAGGACCTGGACATCATGGCGAAGTACGTGCTGAGCCGCGCGAACCCGGAGGCGTGCGCGCCGAACATGGCGTGGCTGTCCGAGAACCAGGACCGCGTCACCGGCGACTACTCCCGGGTGTGGGCCGCGCGCGACTACACCGCGCAGGCCGACAAGATCCGGGCCAGTGTCTTCGTGGTGCAGGGGTTGCAGGACTGGAACGTCAAGCCGAAGCAGGGCGTGCAGCTGTGGGACGCGCTGCGTGGCGACAAGAAGCTCTGGCTCTACGACCGCGGGCACGGCTCGTCCTGCGCGCCGGAGTTCGCACCGGCCATGCACCGCTGGGTCGACCACTACCTGTACCGGGTGGACAGCGGCATCGAGGACGAGGCGCCGGTGACGCTGGAGGACGACGCGTGCACGGTCACCGAGACGGCCACGGCGTGGCCGGTGCCGGGGACCCGCGCGATGACGTATCCGCTGGCCACCGGGCGGCCGCGGACGGACACGCTGGTCGACGACGGGCGGACGCAGACCGCGGAGCAGTTGCTGTCGCAGCCGGAGCACGCGCTGACGTACCGGCTGCCGGTCCTGACGACGGACACCCGGCTCAGCGGTACGCCGTGGATCACCGCGGACGTCAGCATCGACCGGACCGCGGCGAACCTGACCGCGCTGCTCGTCTCCTACGCGCCGGACGGGACCGCCACGATCCTCACCCGCGGCTGGACGGACCCGCAGAACCGCCGGTCGGTGTGGCGCTCGGAGCCGGTCACACCGGGCAAGACGTACCGGTTGCGCTGGGACATGCAGCCGGTGGACCGGACGATCCCGGCCGGGCACCGCCTCGGCGTGGTGGTCATCTCCACCGACTACGACTACACGCTGCGGCCGCTGCCCGGTACGCGGGTGTCGGTGCGGCCGGTCAGCAGCACGATCCAGCTGCCGATCCGGTAG